The nucleotide sequence ATCGTTGAAGGAAGAGCATAAGCCGCTCGACTTCGTCATCCCCGACCAATTTTTCGACCGCACCCGGCATCGCGTCGATACTTTTTTCGGCGATGGCCTGGTGGCTCATGTGGGCTTCGGCGATCCGGTATGCGGCGAAATGGCTCGCGTGGTCGAAGGCGCATGCAAAAGCGTTGCGGTGAATGGCAAGCGGGGCGGGACATACGTCTGCATGGAAGGTCCGCAGTTTTCGACCAAGGCGGAGTCCAACGTTTATCGCAGTTGGGGCGCGGATGTTATCGGTATGACTAATCTGCAGGAAGCGAAACTCGCTCGCGAAGCCGAGATTTGCTATGTCACGGTTGCCATGGTGACGGATTACGACTGCTGGCATCCGCACCATGATTCGGTGACGGTGGATCAGATTGTCGCCGTGCTGGTGAAGAACGCTGAAAATGCGGCGAAGGTCGTTCGCGCGACGGTTGCGGGATTGCCAAAGACGAGGTCCTGTAAGTGCGGATCGGCTTTGGCGCATGCCATCCTCACGGAGCGCGGAAAGATTCCGGCGGCAACCAAAGAGAAATTGAAGCTGATTGTTGGAAAGTACGTGTAAGCAGTCGTTGGTCGTTGGTCGTTCGTCGTTCGTCGTTCGTCGTTCGCAACCAAGCAAATGGGGCGAAGCATGTTTGGTGATCTTTGCCAACGACAAGCGACCATGGACCATCGACATTACCCTTGGAGACTCATGAGCATACTGGTAGTTGGTTCGGTTGCGTTTGATACGATCGCCACGCCCTCCGGGCGAGTGGAAAACATTCTTGGCGGAGCGGCTACGTATTTTTCACTGGCTGCCAGTTACTTCACCGACGTTCGCATGGTTGCTGTTGTCGGAGCTGATTTCACGGCCGAGCATGAGACTGTCCTGAAGAAGCGTGGTGTGGATACACGTGGAATTGAGCGTACTTCGGGCAAGACCTTCCGCTGGGGCGGTCAATATCTTGACAACCTGAATGAGGCAAAAACCGATTTCACGGAACTGAACGTCTTCGAAAAATTTCAGCCCCGCATTCCGAAAGAGTACGCGGACACGAAGTTTTTATTCCTGGCCAACATTCAGCCCACGCTGCAAAAAGCTGTGCGCGTGGAGATGGATGGAGTGCGCCTCACCGGCTGCGACACCATGAATTTCTGGATTCAAGGAACTCCGAAGGAACTGGCCGAGACCTTGAAATTGGTCAACGTGCTCCTGATTAACGACACGGAAACCAAAATGCTTGCGGGCGAGACAAATCTCTTGCGAGCATCTCGTAAAGTGCTGGCGATGGGTCCACAGGCTCTCGTTGTGAAGCACGGCGAATACGGTGCAACGATTTTCTTCCGGGAAGGCGCCTTTGGTATCGGACGTCATCCATTTCGTGCCCCGGCCCTACCCATTGAAGAAGTAAAAGATCCGACCGGCGCTGGAGATTCATTCGCGGGTGGATTTATGGGTTACATCGCTTCCCAGGGAGAGGTCAACCGCGAAGTGTTGAAGCGAGCCCTCTTCTATGGCGGCGTGATGGGATCGTTCGCGGTGGAACGATTTGGAACCGAGCGGCTCCAGAACTTGACGCGAGAAGAAATTGACGCTCGCTTTCAGATATTCCGCGAGTTGACGCACCTGGAATAAGGGCAGAGGTTTGAGGTCAGAATGCTGAGGTTAAATCGCCGCGTACCGGCGATGTCTCTTGGGCAATACTGCGTTTGATTTTTGTAATCGCGCCGTGAATTCTCCGACCCAACACAA is from Acidobacteriota bacterium and encodes:
- a CDS encoding S-methyl-5'-thioadenosine phosphorylase — protein: MQQAEIGIIGGSGLYHMPGFTDAREVQQETPFGSPSDAYILGKLEGRSVAFLARHARGHKLLPTELNFRANIYGFKQLGVERIVSVSAVGSLKEEHKPLDFVIPDQFFDRTRHRVDTFFGDGLVAHVGFGDPVCGEMARVVEGACKSVAVNGKRGGTYVCMEGPQFSTKAESNVYRSWGADVIGMTNLQEAKLAREAEICYVTVAMVTDYDCWHPHHDSVTVDQIVAVLVKNAENAAKVVRATVAGLPKTRSCKCGSALAHAILTERGKIPAATKEKLKLIVGKYV
- a CDS encoding sugar kinase yields the protein MSILVVGSVAFDTIATPSGRVENILGGAATYFSLAASYFTDVRMVAVVGADFTAEHETVLKKRGVDTRGIERTSGKTFRWGGQYLDNLNEAKTDFTELNVFEKFQPRIPKEYADTKFLFLANIQPTLQKAVRVEMDGVRLTGCDTMNFWIQGTPKELAETLKLVNVLLINDTETKMLAGETNLLRASRKVLAMGPQALVVKHGEYGATIFFREGAFGIGRHPFRAPALPIEEVKDPTGAGDSFAGGFMGYIASQGEVNREVLKRALFYGGVMGSFAVERFGTERLQNLTREEIDARFQIFRELTHLE